In Carboxydothermus pertinax, a single genomic region encodes these proteins:
- a CDS encoding secondary thiamine-phosphate synthase enzyme YjbQ, producing the protein MKSYRKELWFNLPTRRGFVNITPDVEKCVKESGIKEGLCLVNAMHITASVFINDDEPGLHHDFEVWLEGLAPEKPYERYRHNGFEDNADAHLKRTIMGREVVVAVTEGKLDLGPWEQIFYGEFDGKRKKRVLVKIIGE; encoded by the coding sequence TTGAAAAGCTATAGAAAAGAACTCTGGTTTAACCTTCCTACCCGCCGGGGTTTTGTCAACATTACCCCGGACGTAGAAAAATGCGTAAAGGAGTCGGGAATTAAAGAAGGCCTCTGCCTGGTAAACGCCATGCACATTACCGCCTCGGTCTTTATCAACGACGATGAACCGGGACTGCACCACGATTTTGAAGTATGGTTAGAGGGGCTTGCCCCGGAAAAACCTTATGAACGCTACCGGCATAACGGTTTTGAGGATAACGCCGATGCCCATTTGAAAAGAACTATTATGGGCCGGGAAGTCGTGGTAGCGGTTACCGAAGGTAAGCTTGACCTTGGGCCCTGGGAGCAAATTTTTTACGGGGAGTTTGACGGGAAACGGAAAAAAAGGGTTTTGGTGAAAATTATCGGGGAATAA
- the ku gene encoding non-homologous end joining protein Ku, with amino-acid sequence MRPIWKGFIAFGLVSIPVKLYPATESKSISFSLIHQNCGGPIHYKKFCAVCNREVSPEEITKGYEFSKGQFVTFTEEELEALPKLKGRKIEILDFVNLAEVDPIYLQKSYYLTPSEGGEKPYALLMQALKDSKKIAIAKMVLRTKENIAMVRVFKEQVLTVSTIFYPDEIRKFEILEIPKEIPVEERELSMAKMLIDSLTTPFTPEKYKDTYREALMEVIEKKIQHEAIVIPEEKVPAKVIDLTEALRLSLEKITGEKVGA; translated from the coding sequence ATGCGGCCAATCTGGAAGGGTTTTATTGCCTTTGGTCTGGTATCCATTCCGGTAAAACTTTATCCTGCAACCGAATCTAAAAGCATCTCTTTTTCCCTTATTCACCAAAACTGCGGCGGGCCAATTCATTATAAAAAGTTCTGTGCCGTATGCAACCGCGAGGTCAGCCCAGAGGAAATTACCAAAGGATATGAATTTTCTAAAGGACAGTTTGTCACTTTTACCGAAGAAGAGCTTGAAGCTTTACCGAAGTTAAAAGGACGAAAAATTGAAATTTTGGATTTTGTAAATTTAGCCGAAGTGGACCCTATTTACTTGCAAAAAAGCTATTACTTAACACCTTCCGAAGGCGGAGAAAAACCTTATGCCTTGTTAATGCAGGCTTTAAAGGATAGCAAGAAAATTGCCATCGCGAAGATGGTTTTAAGAACCAAAGAAAATATCGCCATGGTGCGGGTCTTTAAAGAACAGGTTTTAACCGTTTCAACTATTTTCTATCCCGACGAAATTCGTAAGTTTGAAATATTGGAGATACCTAAGGAAATCCCGGTGGAGGAACGGGAGCTTTCTATGGCCAAAATGTTAATCGATTCTTTAACTACTCCTTTTACTCCCGAAAAATACAAAGATACCTACCGGGAAGCTTTAATGGAGGTAATTGAAAAGAAAATCCAGCACGAAGCCATTGTCATTCCCGAAGAAAAAGTTCCGGCAAAAGTTATTGATTTAACCGAAGCTCTTCGTTTGTCTTTAGAAAAAATTACCGGAGAAAAAGTTGGTGCATAA
- a CDS encoding ATP-dependent DNA ligase — MFKPMLLEEREAPFDDSSWLFEYKWDGFRCLVFIEKEVKLISRNGKNLALSFPQLTEVKTFFPQDTVLDGEIIWGEGKKGSFSKLLGFSKKEENIFLVIFDVLRFSGKNLLTTPLIERKSFLKDLPSPFKIAPYVLEKGKDFFNKAALENYEGIVAKKISSFYYPGKRTALWLKIKNFTKENFLLTKVFIKQGKVESLMVFDQKTNNSYKIPFWGQNDLLNLLTPIVKEKNPGEITLYPLLEVSIQYLEKTPGGLRHPKIVGFSPANGGNNGFK; from the coding sequence TTGTTTAAACCCATGCTTTTAGAAGAAAGGGAAGCTCCCTTTGATGATAGTTCCTGGCTTTTTGAATATAAATGGGATGGTTTTCGCTGCCTTGTTTTTATTGAAAAAGAGGTTAAATTAATTTCCCGAAACGGTAAAAATTTAGCCCTTTCTTTTCCTCAATTGACCGAAGTTAAAACATTTTTTCCGCAAGATACCGTTTTGGACGGAGAAATTATCTGGGGGGAGGGTAAGAAAGGAAGTTTTTCCAAGCTTTTGGGGTTCTCAAAAAAGGAAGAAAATATTTTTTTAGTAATCTTTGATGTTTTAAGATTTTCCGGAAAAAATCTTTTAACTACACCTCTTATTGAGCGCAAAAGCTTTTTAAAAGACCTACCATCGCCTTTTAAAATTGCTCCGTATGTACTTGAAAAGGGAAAAGATTTTTTTAATAAGGCAGCTTTGGAAAATTACGAAGGGATAGTTGCCAAAAAAATTTCTTCTTTTTATTACCCGGGAAAACGTACCGCCCTCTGGCTTAAAATAAAAAATTTTACCAAAGAAAATTTTCTTTTAACAAAAGTTTTCATAAAACAGGGTAAGGTGGAAAGCTTAATGGTTTTTGACCAGAAGACTAATAACAGCTATAAAATCCCCTTTTGGGGACAAAACGACCTTTTAAATTTACTTACCCCCATAGTTAAAGAAAAAAACCCAGGAGAAATTACCCTTTATCCTCTTTTAGAAGTTAGTATCCAGTATCTTGAAAAAACCCCCGGGGGACTTCGCCATCCCAAAATTGTGGGGTTTTCTCCCGCCAATGGAGGTAACAATGGATTTAAGTAA
- the yyaC gene encoding spore protease YyaC, producing MKFYFQNPEDKKLLKTAISREILRKALNRPVVILCIGTDRSTGDAFGPLVGSFLKNVRINFFHVYGCLEEPVHAVNLEETLKNIYHQYKNPFLIAVDASLGSLNSVGQIILKDGPLKPGAALNKKLPPVGDLSLTGVVNIGGFMEFMVLQNTRLSTVMAMARFLSEVLIELNHQFSPAEHLQFLPGYGHWRLLPEL from the coding sequence TTGAAGTTTTATTTTCAAAACCCTGAAGATAAAAAACTTTTAAAAACAGCAATAAGTCGGGAAATTCTGCGAAAAGCCTTAAATCGACCGGTGGTAATTTTATGTATAGGTACAGATCGTTCCACCGGCGATGCTTTTGGACCTTTAGTGGGAAGCTTTTTAAAAAACGTTCGGATAAATTTTTTTCATGTTTACGGTTGTTTAGAAGAACCGGTTCATGCGGTAAATTTAGAAGAAACTTTAAAAAATATTTATCATCAATATAAAAATCCTTTTCTCATTGCTGTGGACGCTTCCTTGGGGTCATTAAACAGCGTTGGACAAATAATTTTAAAAGACGGTCCGCTAAAACCCGGAGCTGCCTTAAATAAAAAATTACCCCCGGTAGGAGATTTAAGTCTCACCGGGGTGGTTAATATTGGTGGTTTTATGGAATTTATGGTGCTGCAAAATACCCGTCTCTCAACAGTAATGGCTATGGCTCGCTTTTTAAGCGAGGTCTTAATCGAGCTTAATCACCAATTTTCTCCCGCAGAACATTTACAATTTCTTCCGGGGTACGGCCACTGGCGTTTATTACCGGAGCTTTAG
- the yedF gene encoding sulfurtransferase-like selenium metabolism protein YedF — protein MEEKRYVLDLRGEPCPYPVVYSLQVLAELESGALLEILADCPQSFKSVPEEVVKAGYEMAEPPQKIGPTLRFLVRKP, from the coding sequence ATGGAAGAGAAACGGTATGTCTTGGATTTACGGGGGGAACCCTGTCCTTATCCGGTGGTGTATTCCCTGCAGGTTCTGGCAGAACTGGAAAGCGGAGCGCTTTTGGAAATTTTAGCCGATTGTCCGCAATCGTTTAAATCGGTCCCGGAAGAAGTGGTAAAAGCCGGGTACGAAATGGCTGAACCTCCGCAAAAAATTGGGCCAACGTTAAGGTTTTTGGTAAGAAAGCCATAA
- a CDS encoding YkuS family protein gives MKKVAVEQGLSNLYEVLRESGYQVVDPRQEQRVDAFVVSGVKNNLMGMQDTDTKAPVINASGRTPEEIVNVLREKIGD, from the coding sequence ATGAAAAAGGTTGCGGTGGAGCAAGGACTCAGTAACTTATATGAAGTACTTAGAGAATCAGGTTATCAAGTGGTGGACCCAAGGCAAGAGCAACGGGTGGATGCGTTTGTGGTTTCGGGAGTTAAAAATAACCTTATGGGTATGCAAGATACCGACACTAAAGCTCCGGTAATAAACGCCAGTGGCCGTACCCCGGAAGAAATTGTAAATGTTCTGCGGGAGAAAATTGGTGATTAA
- the ychF gene encoding redox-regulated ATPase YchF — protein MEIGIVGLPNVGKSTLFNAITKAKAEAANYPFCTIEPNVGVVEVPDPRVDKIAEVVKPERVVRAVTRFVDIAGLVRGASRGEGLGNKFLSHIRQVDGIAHVVRCFTDPNVTHVEGSVDPARDIDTINTELILADLETAQRRLERAEKVAKSGEKRGKIEAEMLKRIIDGFDRGLPVRAHEFSDEEKEILREIGFITAKPVVYVANVGEKDLLSPPKEVDIVREIAAKENAEVVVLSAKIESEIQELPEDERALFLEDLGIEEPGLNKLIRTGYALLGLITFFTAGPQEVKAWTIKRGTKAPQAAGKIHSDIERGFIRAEVIPWEKLIEVGSMTVAREKGLIRLEGKDYVVQDGDVIYFRFNV, from the coding sequence ATGGAAATTGGAATTGTGGGACTGCCCAATGTGGGAAAGTCTACTTTATTTAATGCGATAACCAAGGCTAAAGCCGAAGCGGCCAATTATCCTTTTTGCACCATTGAACCCAACGTGGGAGTGGTAGAAGTCCCCGACCCCCGGGTGGATAAAATTGCGGAAGTGGTAAAACCCGAGCGGGTGGTGCGGGCCGTTACCCGTTTTGTGGATATTGCCGGTCTTGTTCGTGGAGCAAGCCGGGGAGAGGGCTTGGGCAATAAATTTTTATCCCACATCCGGCAGGTTGACGGTATTGCCCATGTGGTCCGCTGTTTTACCGACCCTAACGTTACCCACGTCGAAGGTTCGGTAGATCCCGCCCGGGATATTGATACCATAAATACCGAGCTTATCTTAGCGGACTTAGAAACCGCCCAAAGGCGTTTAGAGCGGGCGGAAAAAGTTGCCAAAAGCGGGGAAAAGCGGGGCAAAATTGAGGCAGAAATGCTTAAAAGGATAATTGACGGTTTTGACCGGGGTCTTCCGGTACGGGCCCATGAATTTTCCGATGAGGAAAAGGAGATTTTACGGGAAATCGGTTTTATCACCGCCAAGCCCGTAGTTTACGTGGCCAATGTGGGAGAAAAAGATCTTCTCTCGCCGCCCAAAGAAGTCGATATAGTGCGGGAAATTGCTGCAAAGGAAAATGCCGAAGTTGTCGTACTGTCGGCTAAAATCGAAAGCGAAATTCAAGAACTTCCCGAAGATGAACGGGCGTTGTTTTTAGAAGACCTTGGTATTGAAGAGCCGGGGTTAAATAAACTTATTAGAACCGGTTATGCTTTACTTGGCCTGATTACCTTCTTTACTGCCGGGCCCCAGGAGGTTAAAGCCTGGACCATAAAAAGAGGTACCAAAGCTCCTCAGGCCGCCGGCAAAATCCACTCGGACATCGAGCGGGGCTTTATCCGAGCAGAAGTTATTCCCTGGGAAAAATTAATAGAAGTCGGCTCGATGACCGTCGCCCGGGAAAAAGGGTTAATCCGCCTGGAAGGAAAAGATTACGTGGTTCAGGACGGCGATGTTATTTACTTCAGGTTTAACGTTTAA
- the yedE gene encoding selenium metabolism membrane protein YedE/FdhT produces MGEIIKSYYQKVIAEFWDQKTTVILLGILSGLYFGTVGVVWAVTGEFTRWGASFLKWMGVDVSPYTYLKIIKYKGTVLTRIDGVMVLGMFAGALIAALFGQNFKLRIPTAKRVLQALIGGIIAGFGTRLAMGCNLAALFTGIPQFSLHTWFFTLGTIFGTYIGIKITLSPYFRGEPKLVKASEFNAENLKANTQMQPFLGWLGLIVFAGILLSRPEMPNNLKLATVFGFAFGFLIQKGQVCFTSAFRDLWLVGRTTTLKALVWGMAVQMLLTAVFIAKGTPAKVLWAGPNALIGGLLFGIGIVIAGGCETGWMYRAMEGQIHFWFVGLGNVIGATILFLVWDKGVYKYLAEPFPKFSLIEHFGYLPAFILTGLFLLGLYLWADLREASGRSMIKNKTMPVRRV; encoded by the coding sequence ATGGGCGAAATTATCAAAAGCTATTACCAGAAAGTAATTGCGGAATTTTGGGACCAAAAGACAACGGTCATACTTCTGGGCATTTTAAGCGGCCTTTACTTTGGAACAGTTGGCGTAGTATGGGCGGTAACCGGTGAGTTTACCCGCTGGGGAGCAAGTTTCCTCAAATGGATGGGCGTAGATGTATCGCCTTATACTTATTTAAAAATCATCAAATATAAAGGTACCGTTTTAACCCGGATAGACGGGGTAATGGTGCTGGGAATGTTTGCGGGAGCCTTGATTGCAGCTCTTTTTGGGCAAAATTTTAAACTTAGAATCCCTACCGCTAAAAGGGTGCTACAGGCTTTAATTGGCGGTATAATTGCCGGCTTTGGCACCCGCCTTGCCATGGGGTGTAATTTAGCGGCCCTTTTTACCGGAATACCTCAGTTTTCGCTTCATACCTGGTTTTTTACCCTGGGAACTATTTTTGGTACCTATATAGGAATAAAAATTACCCTCTCTCCTTATTTTCGGGGAGAGCCCAAACTGGTCAAAGCTTCGGAATTTAATGCGGAAAATTTAAAGGCAAATACCCAAATGCAACCCTTTTTGGGCTGGCTTGGACTTATTGTTTTTGCCGGAATTTTATTGTCCCGGCCGGAAATGCCGAATAATTTAAAACTTGCTACCGTTTTTGGCTTTGCCTTTGGCTTTTTAATCCAAAAGGGACAGGTATGCTTTACCTCAGCTTTTCGGGACTTATGGCTGGTGGGACGTACGACTACGCTAAAGGCTCTGGTCTGGGGAATGGCGGTGCAGATGCTTTTAACTGCTGTTTTCATTGCCAAGGGAACGCCTGCTAAAGTTCTCTGGGCCGGTCCCAATGCGCTAATTGGTGGCCTTTTATTTGGTATTGGGATTGTTATTGCCGGAGGGTGTGAGACCGGCTGGATGTACCGGGCAATGGAAGGCCAGATTCATTTTTGGTTTGTAGGTTTGGGTAATGTGATTGGGGCAACAATCTTGTTCCTGGTGTGGGATAAGGGGGTTTATAAATACTTAGCCGAGCCGTTTCCGAAGTTTAGCTTGATAGAACATTTTGGTTACTTACCGGCCTTTATATTGACTGGATTATTCCTTTTAGGGCTGTACTTATGGGCGGATTTACGAGAAGCAAGCGGCAGGTCAATGATAAAAAATAAGACCATGCCGGTGAGGAGGGTGTAA
- a CDS encoding mechanosensitive ion channel family protein, producing MNFGLLNLNWDKILDKSLILLIILVSSVVLLKLGHSFINRFIVPYGKKLSLKENRVETLRTILKSLWSYFIYITAFLTIIAQVFENTGFAKTLLTGAGILGLAVSFGAQSLVKDVISGFFILMEDQFAVGDYVTIGQTSGIVEELGLRVTKLRDFTGELHIIPNGSITMVTNKTRGPQRALVDVGVAYEEDVEKVNRVLERVCQQIKEKYGELIYEGPKVLGIVNFGPSEMVFRVIAKVKPMEQWNIEWELRKAIKEAFDAEGIEIPYPRRVYITREEREMDNG from the coding sequence ATGAATTTTGGCCTTTTAAACTTAAACTGGGATAAAATTCTCGATAAATCCTTAATTCTTTTAATTATTCTGGTAAGCTCGGTGGTACTACTTAAGCTTGGCCACTCCTTTATCAACCGTTTTATTGTTCCCTACGGCAAAAAATTAAGCCTTAAGGAAAACCGGGTTGAAACCCTGCGTACCATCTTAAAAAGTCTCTGGAGTTACTTTATTTACATTACCGCATTTCTTACTATTATTGCTCAGGTCTTTGAAAATACCGGTTTTGCCAAAACCCTTTTAACCGGAGCTGGTATTTTAGGTTTAGCCGTAAGCTTTGGCGCCCAGAGCCTGGTTAAAGATGTGATAAGCGGTTTTTTTATTTTAATGGAAGACCAGTTTGCGGTGGGAGATTACGTTACCATCGGGCAAACCTCCGGCATTGTCGAAGAATTAGGGCTTAGAGTTACCAAACTCCGGGATTTTACCGGTGAGCTTCATATCATCCCCAACGGCAGTATAACAATGGTCACCAACAAAACCCGGGGACCGCAACGGGCTTTAGTGGACGTAGGGGTAGCGTACGAAGAAGATGTGGAAAAGGTAAACCGGGTTTTAGAAAGGGTTTGCCAGCAAATAAAAGAAAAATACGGAGAACTTATCTATGAAGGCCCCAAGGTTTTGGGGATTGTTAATTTCGGACCCTCGGAAATGGTTTTTCGGGTAATTGCCAAGGTAAAGCCCATGGAACAGTGGAATATCGAGTGGGAGCTCAGAAAAGCCATTAAAGAAGCTTTTGATGCCGAAGGTATTGAAATTCCATATCCCCGACGGGTCTACATTACCCGGGAGGAAAGGGAGATGGATAATGGTTGA
- a CDS encoding CvpA family protein has protein sequence MSFNTLDYLLLGLFLFLLFKGSREGILGLPVKITALAGGVIVSFLWGDMLFPKVIPAFLPYLPQSLKNQYLPVFFKGVLFLVTAFLIWKAGGSIRRGLRKTPLGIIDSLLGIFYNGVKGVIFLVVLSLILIPLAGVLIKTSLGGEIKGFLSLVQNSLVLNYFFTLVKDGISTFTGIKEAKPWI, from the coding sequence ATGAGCTTCAATACCCTTGATTATTTACTGCTGGGATTGTTTTTATTTTTATTATTTAAAGGAAGCCGGGAAGGAATTTTGGGACTTCCGGTAAAAATTACTGCCCTTGCAGGTGGGGTCATAGTTTCATTTTTATGGGGGGACATGCTGTTTCCCAAAGTTATTCCTGCTTTTTTACCCTATCTTCCGCAAAGCCTGAAAAATCAGTACTTACCGGTGTTTTTTAAAGGGGTTTTATTTTTAGTAACGGCATTCTTAATCTGGAAAGCCGGGGGAAGTATAAGACGGGGTCTTAGAAAAACTCCATTAGGAATTATAGATTCTCTTTTGGGAATTTTTTATAATGGAGTGAAAGGGGTTATTTTTTTAGTGGTGTTATCTCTTATTTTAATACCGTTGGCAGGGGTTTTGATTAAGACTTCTCTTGGGGGAGAGATTAAAGGCTTTTTAAGTTTGGTTCAAAATTCTCTGGTTTTAAATTACTTCTTTACCTTAGTTAAAGATGGCATTTCAACCTTTACAGGAATAAAGGAGGCTAAGCCATGGATTTAA
- a CDS encoding YkvI family membrane protein, with protein sequence MVIWLKLGMIIIGSLVGAGFASGQEIMLFFNRYGEKGFLGIVLTGGLLSFFSWGTLKVSHNLKLKNYRELIELSLSPRYQFLADFAFTAVLFGGLGVMLSASGAIFHEYFNLPGLFGIGFLLLIVLLTGQKQLLGLYYINIILTPLLVIFLIVISCKELSAFKYVAAENHWLQNWLSAAIIYASYNILLLGSVLVPLGREMKTADIIGGVIFGTILFWLLAGLIYFALAANYPEVLKYQVPLLYLAGKKHFVSYWLFGICIWLAVATTAVSDGVALALRLPKSRRLLFFVYFLSFLVALIPFQYLVKYLYPLFGYAGFLFLYCLLKLLIGIKW encoded by the coding sequence ATGGTTATTTGGTTAAAACTTGGAATGATTATTATAGGTAGTTTGGTAGGGGCAGGTTTTGCATCAGGTCAGGAGATCATGTTATTTTTTAATCGTTACGGAGAAAAAGGTTTTTTGGGAATAGTTTTAACCGGGGGGTTATTGAGTTTTTTTTCCTGGGGAACATTAAAGGTGAGCCATAATTTAAAACTAAAAAATTACCGGGAATTAATTGAGTTAAGCTTAAGTCCCCGTTATCAGTTTTTAGCGGATTTCGCTTTTACCGCGGTATTATTTGGAGGTTTAGGGGTAATGCTTTCCGCCAGCGGGGCAATTTTTCATGAATATTTTAACCTTCCGGGTCTCTTTGGTATTGGCTTTTTGCTTTTAATTGTTCTCTTAACGGGTCAAAAACAACTGCTTGGTTTATATTATATAAACATAATCTTAACTCCCCTCTTGGTGATTTTTTTGATAGTAATTTCCTGTAAAGAATTAAGTGCGTTTAAGTATGTTGCGGCAGAAAACCATTGGCTGCAAAACTGGCTATCGGCAGCAATTATCTATGCTTCGTATAATATTTTGCTTTTGGGGTCGGTTTTGGTGCCGCTGGGGCGGGAAATGAAAACTGCTGATATTATCGGAGGAGTAATTTTTGGAACAATACTTTTTTGGTTGTTAGCGGGGTTAATCTATTTTGCCTTGGCCGCTAACTATCCCGAGGTCCTTAAATATCAGGTACCATTGTTGTATTTAGCAGGTAAAAAGCATTTTGTTTCTTATTGGCTCTTTGGAATTTGTATTTGGCTTGCAGTGGCCACCACCGCAGTTTCCGATGGAGTGGCTTTGGCCCTTCGACTACCCAAAAGCCGAAGATTACTTTTTTTTGTATATTTTTTGAGTTTTTTAGTTGCCTTAATACCCTTTCAGTACCTGGTGAAATATCTTTATCCCCTTTTTGGCTATGCCGGTTTTTTATTTTTATATTGTTTGTTAAAATTATTAATAGGAATAAAATGGTAG
- a CDS encoding DUF951 domain-containing protein, which translates to MVDPREIQIGDIIKLKKPHPCGNYEWEVLKIGIDFRLKCTGCGHIILVPREKIIRKIRAVRKTTGS; encoded by the coding sequence ATGGTTGATCCGCGTGAAATTCAAATAGGCGATATAATTAAACTAAAAAAGCCACACCCCTGCGGAAATTACGAGTGGGAAGTGCTAAAAATAGGTATTGATTTTCGCTTAAAATGCACCGGCTGCGGCCATATTATTTTAGTTCCCCGGGAAAAAATTATTAGAAAAATTCGGGCGGTACGCAAAACTACTGGAAGCTAA
- the ligD gene encoding non-homologous end-joining DNA ligase — protein MDLSKIISNPDKLFYPADLIFKKDVIAYYYLMADHILPYISNRPFVMNRFPDGIAGKSFYQKEIPAYAPNFLNKVAIWHEKEKKWVNYPSVANKEALLWLVNQGVIELHCWLSEVPRIENPDILVFDLDPEPPLSFQDCLPVALLFREVLLKLGLEAWPKTSGKEGLHLFVPIEPKYGFKDTTRAAFNLCRLIFKAYPEKVTLERVIKKRTGKVYLDYLQNTRGRTMVFPYSLRPLPKAPVSTPLLWEEVAKGEISPAEFNIKTIWKRVKKYGDLWSNLHRRRYDIKPLLELI, from the coding sequence ATGGATTTAAGTAAAATCATTTCCAATCCCGATAAACTTTTTTATCCTGCGGATCTAATTTTTAAAAAGGATGTTATTGCTTACTACTACTTAATGGCTGACCACATCCTTCCCTATATCAGTAACCGCCCCTTTGTGATGAACCGCTTTCCTGACGGAATTGCCGGAAAAAGCTTTTACCAAAAAGAAATTCCCGCCTATGCTCCTAATTTTTTAAATAAAGTAGCTATTTGGCACGAAAAAGAAAAGAAATGGGTAAACTATCCCTCTGTAGCAAATAAAGAGGCCCTTTTATGGCTTGTAAATCAGGGCGTAATCGAGCTTCACTGCTGGCTTTCAGAAGTACCCCGGATAGAAAATCCGGATATTTTGGTTTTTGATTTAGATCCCGAACCACCGCTTTCGTTTCAGGATTGCCTTCCTGTGGCCCTTCTTTTCCGGGAGGTCCTTTTAAAACTTGGCCTTGAGGCCTGGCCCAAAACCTCCGGAAAAGAAGGTTTGCACCTTTTTGTCCCCATAGAACCAAAGTACGGTTTTAAAGATACCACCCGGGCAGCTTTCAATCTTTGCCGGTTAATTTTTAAAGCTTATCCCGAAAAGGTAACTTTGGAGCGGGTGATAAAAAAGCGAACAGGCAAAGTATACCTTGACTATCTCCAAAACACCCGGGGACGCACTATGGTTTTTCCTTACAGTCTTCGGCCCCTGCCCAAAGCTCCGGTATCCACCCCTCTTTTATGGGAAGAGGTAGCAAAAGGGGAGATCTCCCCTGCCGAGTTTAATATCAAAACTATCTGGAAGCGGGTAAAAAAATACGGCGACCTATGGAGTAATCTCCACCGCCGCCGCTATGATATTAAGCCGTTATTAGAGCTTATATAG
- a CDS encoding aminopeptidase, producing the protein MDLMLKRENIFSNTKDQNPIYLFNREYLDFLSGCKTERKVASYIVEEAQKRGFTNLEEALKEERTLKPGDKVYLFFKNKAVLLAVIGEKPLREGFNLVASHLDVPRLDLKPQPLYEKDGFVLLKTHYYGGIKKYQWVTRPLALWGTVVLKGGKVLDIKYGEDENEGVLTITDLLPHLAKDQMEKKIREAITGEDLNALTGNIPDQEAKENKIKTYILKLLHDRFGITEEDLITAELSLVPAGPAREVGLDRSMVGGFGQDDRVCVFTSLKAILEVEAPVKTAIALFMDREEIGSMGNTGMQSKFLENAILKLLVAQGEKDELMLRLSLEKARALSADVTAAVDPTFEGVLEKNNAAQINYGIVLTKYTGSGGKYGTSEASAEFMREIIDLFNQEGIRWQTGELGKVDQGGGGTVAQFLANLGMEVLDAGVALLSMHSPFEVAGKADIYEAYRAYKAFLSGGKS; encoded by the coding sequence ATGGATTTAATGTTAAAACGGGAAAATATTTTTTCCAACACAAAAGACCAAAATCCAATCTACCTGTTTAATAGGGAGTATCTTGATTTTTTAAGCGGTTGTAAAACCGAACGGAAAGTAGCAAGTTACATAGTGGAAGAGGCTCAAAAACGCGGGTTTACGAATCTTGAAGAGGCTTTAAAGGAGGAAAGAACATTAAAACCCGGAGATAAAGTTTATCTTTTCTTTAAAAACAAAGCGGTGCTTTTAGCGGTAATCGGGGAAAAGCCTTTAAGAGAAGGTTTTAATTTAGTTGCATCTCATTTAGACGTACCGAGGCTTGATTTAAAACCGCAGCCTCTCTATGAAAAAGATGGCTTTGTTCTGTTAAAAACTCACTACTACGGTGGAATTAAAAAATACCAGTGGGTAACAAGGCCTTTAGCTCTTTGGGGTACGGTAGTTTTGAAAGGCGGAAAAGTTTTAGATATAAAATACGGAGAAGACGAAAACGAGGGAGTTTTAACGATTACCGATTTACTACCTCATCTTGCTAAAGACCAGATGGAGAAAAAAATAAGAGAAGCCATTACCGGGGAAGATTTAAATGCGCTTACCGGAAATATTCCGGACCAGGAGGCCAAGGAAAATAAAATTAAAACTTATATCCTAAAACTTCTCCACGACCGCTTTGGTATAACTGAAGAAGATTTAATTACTGCGGAACTATCACTGGTACCGGCAGGTCCAGCCCGGGAAGTGGGTTTGGACCGGAGCATGGTTGGCGGTTTTGGCCAGGACGACCGGGTGTGCGTATTTACTTCTTTAAAGGCAATTTTGGAAGTAGAAGCACCGGTAAAAACTGCAATAGCTTTATTTATGGATAGAGAAGAAATCGGCTCCATGGGCAACACCGGCATGCAAAGTAAATTCTTAGAAAATGCTATCTTAAAGCTTTTGGTAGCTCAGGGAGAAAAAGACGAACTTATGCTTAGGCTTTCGTTAGAAAAGGCCCGGGCGCTATCGGCGGATGTGACTGCTGCGGTAGACCCGACCTTTGAAGGGGTTTTAGAAAAAAATAACGCAGCCCAGATTAATTACGGCATTGTTTTGACCAAATATACCGGCTCCGGCGGCAAGTACGGTACCAGCGAAGCATCGGCCGAGTTTATGCGGGAGATAATAGATTTATTTAATCAGGAAGGAATTCGCTGGCAAACCGGGGAACTGGGCAAAGTGGACCAGGGCGGTGGCGGTACCGTAGCTCAGTTTTTAGCAAATCTCGGGATGGAAGTATTGGATGCGGGAGTCGCTTTATTATCGATGCACTCTCCCTTTGAAGTAGCCGGTAAAGCCGATATTTATGAAGCTTACCGGGCGTATAAAGCATTTTTGAGTGGTGGTAAGTCGTAG